In Pseudomonas fluorescens NCIMB 11764, a single window of DNA contains:
- a CDS encoding outer membrane beta-barrel protein: MKNINVKSFGAVLFALATGHCLAGQTADTGEGTVFRGIFGDSLERDYGIKVSGLLDAGYSRNNNSSHVDRESGQTNTPVAGFGDENFELATLHLFADKALKANFIPRVTPLPGPAPTEASFGFTFETAYGRNAQQARTYGWDMHWGINSPGDDDPDKARRDKQNFLAVPNIAATAYLPYAGGFTAIAGIFGPALGYEIPPNVRAARNPFASRSYAFMTESGAVSGFLLGKRLINNSNMLLGAELGVIQGQGNLRDNNDSKALLGALRWRTPDMNTWIDYEFLVGDSQNDSRNDIQTPRGRLISADGQFKQQHSLNGWHKLNEQWSMGGEMVYGRQSGDGKASTVDIVTGPGFDGAHWWGANVVLTYQQRKDLSFSVRAEHFDDPDGYVLFPSSTARGAFNALTTGLRYDFNKYLSLRPELRYDWFDGRDDARPFGQGDARNQLTGTVEALVYF, encoded by the coding sequence ATGAAGAACATCAACGTCAAATCGTTCGGTGCGGTTCTGTTCGCCCTCGCAACGGGTCATTGCCTGGCTGGCCAAACGGCCGATACCGGCGAAGGCACTGTGTTTCGCGGTATTTTTGGTGACTCACTGGAGCGCGACTACGGCATCAAGGTCTCCGGTCTGCTGGATGCCGGTTATTCGCGCAACAACAACTCGTCCCATGTGGACCGCGAGTCCGGGCAGACCAACACGCCTGTGGCCGGATTCGGCGATGAAAACTTCGAACTCGCCACCCTGCACCTGTTTGCCGACAAGGCACTGAAGGCCAATTTCATCCCGCGAGTCACGCCCTTGCCAGGCCCGGCGCCGACTGAAGCGTCGTTCGGTTTCACCTTCGAAACCGCTTATGGCCGCAACGCCCAGCAAGCCCGCACCTATGGTTGGGACATGCATTGGGGCATCAACTCTCCAGGTGATGACGACCCGGACAAGGCCCGCCGAGACAAACAGAACTTCCTCGCCGTACCGAACATCGCTGCCACGGCTTACCTGCCATACGCGGGCGGATTTACCGCAATCGCCGGCATTTTCGGCCCGGCGCTCGGCTACGAAATCCCGCCCAACGTACGTGCTGCGCGCAACCCGTTCGCCAGCCGTTCCTACGCGTTCATGACCGAGTCCGGCGCGGTGTCCGGTTTCTTGCTGGGCAAGCGCCTGATCAACAACTCCAACATGTTGCTCGGTGCCGAACTGGGTGTGATCCAGGGGCAAGGCAACCTGCGCGACAACAACGACAGCAAGGCGCTGCTCGGCGCCCTGCGCTGGCGCACGCCCGACATGAACACCTGGATCGACTATGAGTTTCTCGTCGGCGATTCACAGAATGACAGTCGCAACGACATCCAGACGCCACGCGGTCGGCTTATCTCTGCGGACGGTCAGTTCAAGCAGCAGCACTCGCTCAATGGCTGGCACAAGCTCAACGAGCAGTGGTCGATGGGCGGGGAAATGGTCTATGGCCGTCAATCGGGGGACGGCAAAGCCTCGACCGTGGACATCGTCACCGGCCCCGGTTTCGATGGCGCGCACTGGTGGGGGGCCAACGTCGTGTTGACGTATCAGCAGCGCAAGGACTTGTCGTTTTCCGTACGAGCCGAGCATTTCGATGACCCGGACGGTTATGTACTGTTCCCCTCTTCCACCGCCCGCGGTGCCTTTAATGCACTGACCACGGGGCTGCGCTACGACTTCAACAAATACCTGTCCCTGCGCCCGGAGCTGCGCTACGACTGGTTCGACGGTCGTGACGACGCACGACCGTTCGGCCAGGGTGATGCGCGAAACCAGCTGACCGGGACTGTGGAAGCACTGGTGTATTTCTAA
- a CDS encoding phage baseplate assembly protein, giving the protein MLEDENTVTLTADGSDYSGWKSVEITPGLEDQARSFNLSITWKWPGQDVGRPIREGAKCQIRIGDDLVLTGWAFASPIDYDDKQITMSISGRSLTADLVDSAAINEPGQWNNQSVLSIVTALAAPYNIKVRSEIPESAKLSDHTIEPGETVFESIDRLLTLFRVFSTDDATGVVVLARPGSEGRAFDNLEVGKNILTGSAGLDFSAVFSEYRVLGQKTGTDEEFGADAAEVSATVTDDRVTRRRVMVIQQSGQLTQELAQARANWESVTRMGKALTTTYTVQGWRQTNGALWKHNMLVRVIDPIIGFDRWMLIARVTYILSEGGMITKMEVGPPDSFEPEPNDSLKNRKLKKGGKGDNFEYLIPADYEPKQ; this is encoded by the coding sequence ATGCTCGAAGACGAAAACACCGTCACGCTGACAGCAGACGGTTCGGATTACTCTGGCTGGAAATCGGTGGAGATTACTCCAGGGCTCGAAGACCAAGCACGGTCGTTTAATCTGAGCATTACCTGGAAGTGGCCGGGCCAGGACGTTGGCCGGCCAATTCGTGAAGGTGCGAAATGTCAGATCCGTATTGGGGATGACCTGGTGCTGACCGGATGGGCTTTCGCTTCTCCCATCGACTACGACGACAAGCAAATCACCATGTCCATCAGCGGTCGATCGCTGACCGCGGATCTGGTGGACAGTGCGGCGATCAACGAGCCAGGGCAGTGGAACAACCAGAGCGTGCTGTCGATCGTCACCGCGCTGGCGGCGCCTTACAACATCAAGGTGCGCAGCGAGATCCCGGAAAGCGCCAAGCTCTCTGACCACACCATTGAGCCGGGCGAGACGGTGTTTGAATCCATTGACCGGCTTCTGACGCTGTTTCGCGTTTTCTCAACCGACGATGCCACTGGCGTGGTGGTGTTGGCTCGGCCGGGCAGCGAGGGACGTGCCTTCGATAATTTGGAAGTCGGCAAGAACATTCTCACCGGCAGCGCCGGTCTGGACTTCTCCGCCGTCTTTTCCGAATACCGTGTGCTGGGCCAGAAGACCGGCACCGACGAAGAGTTCGGTGCCGATGCGGCGGAAGTATCGGCCACTGTCACTGACGACCGAGTGACCCGCCGTCGCGTAATGGTCATCCAGCAATCCGGGCAGCTGACTCAGGAGCTGGCACAGGCCAGGGCGAATTGGGAAAGCGTTACTCGAATGGGTAAGGCGCTCACCACCACTTACACCGTACAGGGCTGGCGGCAGACCAATGGCGCGCTCTGGAAACACAACATGCTGGTGCGAGTCATCGATCCAATCATCGGGTTTGACCGCTGGATGCTAATCGCCCGGGTGACTTACATCCTCAGCGAGGGCGGCATGATTACAAAAATGGAGGTCGGTCCGCCTGACAGTTTCGAGCCTGAACCGAACGACTCCTTGAAAAACCGCAAACTGAAGAAGGGCGGCAAGGGCGACAACTTCGAATACCTCATCCCCGCAGACTACGAGCCCAAACAATGA
- a CDS encoding gp53-like domain-containing protein produces MDFPISVPSIGLVDGKFVDEDPLSGSPGSLIPSAWGNAVTFEVLNVIEAAGLAPDEDNNAQLLQAISAMLATATPEATETVLGLVKRATQLQVDAGTNDTAVVTPKKLATAVQNQTLTAFTTAGTATALTLTPTPAIQAYAPYLRFSVKFSVTGGLNPTLNVSGKGPKSLKQYDSTGTKVAAVFFADQVGDVVYDGTDWVLINAINASPDATDTVKGVVELATAAELLGGTDAVRAATAAGLLAGFLGSGGTSGTDWVKIPFRDKTTGVRRELIIQWTTVTSVGASAPNFSGSWPMTFPNGLLGCVATPVTSTSGLFAQYNTRSLSGFTGQAQAYNALSNGIPVSLIAVGW; encoded by the coding sequence GTGGATTTTCCGATTAGTGTGCCCAGCATCGGGCTGGTAGATGGCAAGTTTGTTGACGAAGATCCGCTCTCCGGTTCGCCGGGGTCATTGATCCCGTCGGCGTGGGGTAATGCGGTCACCTTCGAAGTTCTCAATGTGATCGAGGCCGCGGGCCTTGCACCTGACGAAGACAACAATGCTCAGTTGTTGCAGGCCATCAGCGCGATGTTGGCCACGGCGACACCCGAAGCTACCGAAACAGTTCTTGGCCTGGTCAAGCGCGCGACTCAGTTGCAAGTGGATGCTGGCACCAACGACACAGCAGTGGTTACCCCGAAGAAACTGGCTACTGCAGTCCAAAATCAAACTCTCACGGCGTTCACCACGGCCGGCACTGCGACAGCTTTGACGTTGACGCCAACCCCAGCGATCCAGGCCTACGCCCCATACCTGCGCTTCAGTGTCAAATTCAGCGTGACCGGCGGACTCAACCCGACTTTGAATGTCTCGGGTAAGGGGCCAAAGAGCCTAAAGCAATATGACTCCACCGGTACAAAGGTTGCTGCAGTGTTTTTCGCCGACCAAGTTGGTGATGTGGTTTACGACGGCACGGACTGGGTTCTTATCAATGCTATCAACGCCTCGCCTGATGCTACGGATACAGTCAAGGGCGTCGTTGAGCTCGCTACCGCTGCCGAACTTCTCGGCGGCACTGATGCCGTTCGTGCAGCCACCGCTGCCGGACTCCTTGCTGGCTTTCTCGGATCGGGAGGAACATCCGGTACCGACTGGGTAAAAATTCCATTCCGGGATAAGACGACAGGGGTTCGAAGGGAGCTGATTATTCAGTGGACTACCGTGACTAGCGTTGGAGCGTCAGCCCCAAACTTTAGCGGTTCTTGGCCCATGACATTTCCAAACGGACTTCTGGGGTGTGTTGCTACTCCGGTCACCTCGACAAGTGGGTTGTTCGCACAATACAACACCAGAAGTCTGTCTGGGTTTACTGGGCAGGCGCAAGCTTATAACGCGCTTTCCAATGGCATTCCTGTCTCTCTTATAGCGGTTGGGTGGTGA
- a CDS encoding phage baseplate assembly protein V — MSLKSMMARGTVVLAAAGKMMQTLQVRLTAGELKDGAEHFEPYGYTSNPLPGAEVLTAFLGGDRSHAIVLVASDRRYRIKELKPGEVVIYTDEGDKVHFKRGRIIDIETETLNIKATTSVNFDTPTITQTGQIVSQGDQVAGGVSLINHPHSNVEMGDDQSGPPIPEAG, encoded by the coding sequence ATGAGCCTGAAAAGCATGATGGCCCGCGGCACCGTGGTGCTGGCGGCTGCCGGGAAAATGATGCAGACCCTGCAGGTGCGGTTGACTGCCGGTGAACTGAAGGATGGCGCCGAACACTTCGAGCCTTACGGCTATACCAGCAATCCGTTGCCAGGTGCTGAGGTGCTGACTGCGTTTCTCGGTGGTGACCGGTCCCACGCCATCGTGCTGGTGGCGTCTGATCGGCGGTACCGGATCAAGGAGCTGAAGCCCGGCGAGGTGGTCATCTACACGGATGAAGGTGACAAGGTGCATTTCAAGCGCGGCCGGATCATCGACATCGAAACCGAGACGTTGAATATCAAGGCGACTACCTCCGTGAATTTCGATACGCCGACGATTACCCAGACAGGGCAGATCGTCTCCCAGGGCGATCAGGTCGCCGGCGGCGTCAGTCTGATCAATCACCCGCACAGCAACGTTGAAATGGGCGACGACCAAAGCGGGCCACCTATTCCGGAGGCTGGATGA
- a CDS encoding baseplate J/gp47 family protein, which produces MPFETPSLPVLIDRTQSDLASDALRRSDAQVLARTLSGTAYGLYGYMDWLVDQILPDRADEETLERVAALRLNQPRFPAQPAEGVVSFTAAAFAVLDTDVVLQASDGRAYRITTGVTTAAGVNTALIAAVDAGVLGNADAGLTMMLVQPVEGVVNAFTVMAPGLVGGIAQESVESLRARVVRSYRVIPHGGSADDYETWALEVPGVTRAWCRRNYLGPGTVGLFVMRDGDADPVPNPTQLAEVKAYIEQPNVRPVTAELYVLAPVEVPVLYSIHAVPDTTAVRANIQSQLIDLHDREAGLGETLLLTHIAEAISGSPGETDHDLVGPVADVVPATNQLLTFGGITWL; this is translated from the coding sequence ATGCCGTTTGAAACACCTTCATTGCCAGTGCTGATCGATCGCACTCAAAGCGACCTGGCCAGCGATGCGCTACGCCGCTCCGATGCTCAGGTGCTCGCTCGTACTCTGTCCGGCACAGCCTACGGTTTGTACGGCTACATGGACTGGCTCGTCGACCAGATCCTGCCCGACCGGGCGGATGAGGAAACTTTGGAGCGTGTGGCCGCTCTGCGGCTGAACCAGCCCCGTTTCCCAGCCCAACCCGCAGAAGGCGTCGTAAGTTTCACGGCGGCTGCTTTCGCTGTCCTCGACACCGATGTTGTATTGCAAGCCAGTGATGGTCGAGCCTACAGAATCACCACCGGAGTTACGACTGCTGCAGGGGTTAACACTGCGCTGATCGCCGCCGTAGACGCGGGGGTACTGGGAAATGCCGACGCAGGCTTGACCATGATGCTTGTTCAGCCAGTCGAAGGTGTCGTGAACGCCTTCACTGTGATGGCGCCAGGGCTTGTCGGTGGCATCGCTCAGGAAAGCGTTGAGTCACTACGCGCTCGCGTCGTCCGTTCTTACCGCGTGATCCCGCACGGAGGCTCGGCTGACGATTATGAAACCTGGGCTCTAGAGGTGCCGGGAGTTACACGAGCCTGGTGTCGGCGCAATTATTTAGGGCCAGGCACTGTCGGCCTGTTCGTGATGCGTGATGGCGACGCCGATCCGGTACCGAACCCGACTCAGTTGGCTGAGGTAAAGGCCTACATCGAGCAGCCGAATGTGCGTCCGGTCACTGCTGAGTTGTACGTACTGGCGCCCGTCGAAGTGCCGGTGCTTTACAGCATTCACGCGGTGCCTGATACCACCGCTGTGCGCGCCAACATCCAGAGCCAGCTGATCGACCTGCATGATCGCGAAGCGGGCCTGGGTGAAACCTTGCTGCTGACCCATATTGCCGAAGCCATCAGCGGGTCCCCCGGTGAAACCGACCACGACTTGGTCGGACCGGTGGCTGACGTTGTTCCTGCGACCAACCAGTTGCTGACATTCGGGGGTATCACATGGCTGTGA
- a CDS encoding YmfQ family protein, translated as MAVIRTADEYRLQLQGLLPSGPAWDPELVPEVARVLGGVAVEFSRLDARAVDLLNEMDPAGVSELVPDWESIMGLPDDCLGPNPAFEDRRLAVRRRLVEVGGQSRAYFIEIAVSQGYPNATITEHRAPRMGRSRFGSAHFGTWRAQFMWTLNTGGRQRKGRRFGVSYWGERFGTNPGNALECLIRRPAPAHTVVRINYD; from the coding sequence ATGGCTGTGATTCGAACCGCCGATGAATACCGCTTGCAACTGCAGGGCCTGCTGCCCTCAGGTCCTGCCTGGGATCCAGAGCTTGTCCCTGAAGTGGCCCGGGTGTTGGGTGGTGTTGCCGTGGAGTTTTCGCGCCTCGACGCTAGAGCTGTCGATCTTCTCAATGAGATGGACCCTGCTGGTGTGAGTGAACTGGTACCTGATTGGGAATCGATCATGGGCTTGCCTGACGACTGTCTTGGCCCAAATCCGGCTTTTGAAGATCGCCGCCTTGCGGTACGCCGGAGACTGGTCGAGGTGGGAGGACAGAGCCGCGCCTACTTCATTGAAATCGCCGTCAGCCAGGGCTACCCAAACGCCACCATCACCGAACACCGAGCGCCCCGTATGGGGCGTTCTCGTTTTGGCTCCGCGCACTTTGGTACCTGGCGCGCCCAATTCATGTGGACGCTCAACACTGGCGGCCGTCAGCGGAAGGGTAGGCGCTTCGGCGTCAGCTACTGGGGCGAAAGATTCGGCACCAACCCGGGCAACGCACTCGAGTGCCTAATCCGCCGACCGGCACCGGCGCACACGGTTGTGCGCATCAATTACGACTGA
- a CDS encoding cell wall hydrolase codes for MPVTEKDRDVLARTLWGEARGESLAGQIAVAWTIRNRVDDGKDKSWWGEGYAGVCQKPYQFSCWNKNDPNYPFLSGARQIPFRELAQARIAADQVIDGKVPDPTGGATHYYATTMPKPPNWTKGAKQTLKLGHHLFFKDVP; via the coding sequence ATGCCTGTAACTGAAAAGGATCGTGACGTCCTCGCTCGCACATTGTGGGGGGAGGCACGCGGCGAAAGCCTGGCCGGCCAGATCGCTGTGGCTTGGACCATTCGCAACCGAGTGGACGACGGCAAGGATAAATCATGGTGGGGGGAGGGCTACGCTGGCGTATGCCAGAAGCCGTATCAGTTCAGTTGCTGGAACAAGAACGACCCGAACTATCCGTTCCTGAGTGGCGCGAGGCAGATCCCGTTCCGCGAGCTTGCTCAGGCGAGGATCGCCGCTGACCAAGTGATTGATGGAAAGGTGCCGGATCCGACCGGCGGCGCCACACACTACTACGCGACAACGATGCCGAAGCCACCAAACTGGACGAAGGGGGCAAAGCAGACGCTGAAGCTCGGCCACCACCTCTTCTTCAAGGATGTGCCGTGA
- a CDS encoding phage GP46 family protein, producing MIISHTAEAGLIRAVMISLYTWRRATTDDPVDDEELYGWWGDSYPAVADDRIGSRLWLLRRVKLTPATQRDAEFYADEALRWLLDDGHVIGIEISSEKVDISRLNLIVILTITGGARLEIKPTTAWQVIYAV from the coding sequence ATGATTATTTCGCATACAGCTGAAGCCGGACTGATCCGCGCCGTGATGATCAGCCTATACACCTGGCGCCGCGCGACCACTGACGACCCCGTCGATGATGAAGAGTTGTACGGCTGGTGGGGCGACAGTTACCCCGCGGTTGCCGACGACCGCATCGGCTCTCGCCTGTGGTTGCTTCGCCGCGTGAAGCTGACACCAGCCACCCAACGAGATGCTGAGTTCTACGCCGATGAAGCGCTGCGCTGGCTGCTCGATGATGGCCATGTGATCGGTATCGAAATCAGCAGCGAGAAGGTCGACATCAGCAGGCTCAACCTGATTGTGATTCTGACGATCACTGGCGGCGCTCGGCTGGAAATCAAACCCACCACTGCATGGCAGGTGATTTATGCCGTTTGA
- a CDS encoding DNA circularization protein: protein MAERTWRDELLPASFRGISFLIPQASVPVGMKGQLHEFPQRDEPYFEQLGKQSQVHRLTIWIIGDDCFERRDKFLEAIQTPGAGELVHPWLGRMQAKAGEAEMTHDFQQGGMISLLVTFYPDTPLKFPVARVNSQQQVVKASESFWDSALDRYKSAMAKVDQARLGLARLRNSLSAVYTVIQQQFAPFVGVFTNLTGLAQSIMNAPDSLSSLFSSYFSDFSVQDYLGDESGYRNTVATASQQTEAVASINTVSPLGGVDAVAASQAAADLVQDALLLQIALIVSEMPIASQPVSTNTTPSVEQQASQPFVRPEVPVADDVLELRDNLNEAMLEASLKADSAHYVVLNTLRQTVVKHLTAVAASGVRLVDITPPETLSALVLAYRRFGDATRESEVVQRNRIRHPGFIPAVPIKIAQR, encoded by the coding sequence TTTCCGCAGCGTGATGAGCCATATTTCGAACAGCTGGGCAAGCAATCCCAAGTACATCGGCTGACGATCTGGATCATCGGCGACGACTGCTTCGAGCGACGCGACAAGTTTCTCGAAGCCATCCAGACCCCGGGCGCCGGTGAGTTGGTTCATCCGTGGCTCGGGCGCATGCAGGCCAAGGCCGGCGAAGCGGAAATGACTCACGATTTTCAGCAGGGCGGGATGATCAGTCTTTTGGTGACGTTCTACCCGGACACCCCGCTGAAGTTTCCAGTCGCCAGGGTCAACAGTCAGCAGCAGGTGGTAAAGGCGTCCGAGAGCTTTTGGGATTCAGCGCTGGATCGGTACAAGTCGGCGATGGCGAAAGTGGATCAAGCCCGCCTCGGTTTGGCCCGTCTGCGCAACAGTTTGTCGGCGGTCTATACGGTGATCCAGCAACAGTTCGCCCCATTCGTGGGAGTCTTCACCAACCTGACCGGGCTGGCGCAATCGATTATGAATGCGCCGGATTCGCTGTCGTCGCTGTTCTCCAGCTACTTCAGCGACTTCTCGGTGCAGGACTATCTCGGAGATGAATCGGGTTACCGCAACACCGTGGCCACGGCCAGCCAGCAAACCGAAGCAGTCGCCAGCATCAACACCGTCAGCCCGTTGGGCGGCGTCGATGCTGTGGCTGCGTCTCAAGCTGCGGCCGATCTGGTGCAAGACGCGCTGCTGCTTCAAATCGCACTGATCGTGAGCGAGATGCCGATTGCTTCGCAGCCGGTATCAACCAATACGACGCCGTCGGTGGAACAGCAGGCCAGTCAGCCGTTTGTGCGCCCCGAGGTGCCGGTCGCTGACGATGTGCTTGAACTGCGCGATAACCTCAACGAGGCGATGCTTGAAGCCTCACTCAAGGCTGACTCCGCGCATTACGTGGTGCTGAACACCTTGCGTCAAACGGTAGTGAAGCACTTGACCGCTGTGGCGGCGTCGGGGGTTCGGCTGGTGGATATCACCCCGCCTGAAACCTTGTCGGCTTTAGTCCTGGCCTATCGTAGGTTCGGTGATGCCACCCGCGAGTCAGAGGTTGTGCAGCGCAATCGCATCCGTCATCCGGGCTTTATTCCGGCGGTGCCGATCAAGATCGCCCAGAGGTAA
- a CDS encoding tail fiber assembly protein, translated as MNVYYYLEENSGWYSDEFHGPRFIEGKPNPDTLIPLAAVEVTAADYERLKSLPTEGDENGYPVVAPPRTPTLEELLVVARAERDRLLVYATLRINPLQYAADVDEASEEDLALLKLWKKYSVAVSKTETKPGWPEAPQWPIPPVAIE; from the coding sequence ATGAACGTTTACTATTATCTTGAAGAGAACAGTGGCTGGTATAGCGACGAGTTTCATGGGCCTCGATTCATTGAAGGAAAGCCAAACCCGGATACGCTCATACCTCTAGCCGCGGTTGAAGTTACGGCCGCAGACTACGAGCGCTTAAAGTCGTTGCCCACAGAAGGCGACGAAAATGGTTACCCGGTTGTAGCCCCGCCGCGAACCCCTACGCTAGAAGAGCTCCTCGTCGTCGCCAGGGCTGAGCGTGATCGTCTCTTGGTGTACGCAACGCTGCGCATCAACCCACTGCAATATGCCGCGGACGTCGACGAAGCGAGTGAAGAGGACTTGGCGCTGTTGAAACTCTGGAAAAAGTACAGCGTTGCTGTCAGCAAAACCGAAACCAAACCAGGTTGGCCTGAAGCTCCACAATGGCCGATACCGCCAGTCGCGATTGAATAG